The Pseudoalteromonas translucida KMM 520 genome has a window encoding:
- a CDS encoding alpha/beta fold hydrolase — MNQQTTNPEQTQDLPLPLGHFVTLESGLKLHYLEQGQGPIVIWLHGSGPGASGFSNFKGNYPEFADAGYRNIVLDLPGFGRSDKPDDVNYDLAFFVTALNGFINALDLPKVTLLGNSLGGAIALGQALDYPDTVERLILMAPGGVEERETYFEMEGIVRMVEVYSRGPMGVDQMREVMSLQLFDSAVLSDDILAERAAVAVTQPANLFSTMMVPNMTERLGELNCPVLGFWGTNDKFNPHQGMHKILDNVPTARFIMLNRCGHWVQVEHQRLFNSSCIDFLKHG; from the coding sequence TTGAATCAGCAAACAACTAATCCAGAGCAAACACAGGATTTACCGTTACCACTGGGACACTTTGTTACCCTAGAAAGCGGCCTGAAATTACATTATTTAGAGCAAGGCCAAGGCCCTATTGTTATTTGGCTTCATGGTAGTGGCCCAGGAGCAAGTGGTTTTAGTAACTTTAAAGGCAATTATCCTGAATTTGCTGATGCGGGCTATCGTAATATTGTGCTCGACTTACCTGGTTTTGGCCGCTCAGATAAACCTGATGACGTTAATTACGATTTAGCTTTTTTTGTCACAGCACTAAATGGTTTTATTAACGCTCTTGATTTGCCTAAGGTGACTTTATTAGGTAACTCTTTAGGCGGCGCTATTGCGCTGGGCCAAGCACTTGATTATCCCGATACGGTAGAGCGCCTAATTTTAATGGCCCCGGGTGGTGTTGAAGAGCGCGAAACTTACTTTGAGATGGAAGGTATAGTGCGTATGGTAGAAGTATACAGCCGCGGCCCTATGGGAGTTGATCAAATGCGCGAAGTTATGTCGTTACAACTTTTTGATTCAGCTGTACTTTCTGATGATATATTAGCAGAGCGCGCTGCAGTGGCAGTAACTCAACCCGCTAATTTATTTAGCACTATGATGGTGCCAAACATGACCGAACGCCTTGGCGAGCTTAACTGCCCAGTGCTTGGCTTCTGGGGCACTAACGATAAATTTAATCCACATCAAGGCATGCATAAAATTTTGGATAACGTACCAACAGCGCGCTTTATTATGCTTAATCGTTGTGGTCATTGGGTACAAGTAGAACATCAACGCCTGTTTAACAGCAGCTGTATTGATTTTTTAAAACACGGCTAA